One genomic segment of Pseudomonadota bacterium includes these proteins:
- a CDS encoding response regulator codes for MNGRKTILLVEDNPNDVELTLEALAGHRVANEIVVLHDGAEALDYLYRRGCFEDRAGGSPAVVLLDLKMPKVDGLTVLKTIKADPALKTIPIVMLTSSREEHDLVESYTAGANAFVVKPVDFEQFSEAVRRIGYFWAVLNERPPL; via the coding sequence ATGAACGGGCGCAAGACCATATTGCTCGTCGAGGACAACCCGAACGATGTCGAGCTCACCCTCGAGGCGCTCGCCGGGCATCGGGTCGCCAACGAGATCGTGGTGCTCCACGACGGCGCCGAGGCGCTCGATTACCTGTACCGGCGCGGGTGCTTCGAAGACCGTGCCGGCGGCTCGCCGGCGGTCGTGTTGCTGGACCTGAAGATGCCGAAGGTGGACGGACTCACGGTCCTGAAGACCATCAAGGCCGACCCGGCCCTCAAGACCATCCCCATCGTGATGCTCACCTCCTCACGCGAAGAGCACGATCTCGTCGAGAGCTACACGGCCGGGGCCAATGCCTTTGTGGTCAAACCCGTGGACTTCGAGCAGTTCTCGGAGGCCGTCCGAAGGATCGGGTACTTCTGGGCGGTGCTGAACGAGCGTCCGCCGCTTTAG